From the genome of Deltaproteobacteria bacterium, one region includes:
- a CDS encoding amidohydrolase family protein: MSEHRIAPDAIVDMHAHLYPEGCFDEVLKARPEFALAGSERGLSLTCRGSHTMSAPVGETLADRLRTMDEAGVGVEVLSIGALNTGLAGDGDVALARRVNDGLAEACREYPDRFRFVAALPWSRATDLVEELDRAMGLGAVGAGITTTVGEHTLDAPELCEFWREAQRRKLLVLVHPTFPLNGPADDRGEYLAVGYLGETAMAATKLTLGGVLEECPDVRVVWSHCGGSLCMVLDRIDRGYRRYEKCLRPPGEYLRQSCYFDTVSLSGPALDCARDTFGANRLVYGTDEPHVRDASRAVLAALRARPWPAAELDAILGGTARGLLGEG; encoded by the coding sequence ATGAGCGAGCACCGAATCGCGCCTGACGCCATCGTGGACATGCACGCGCACCTCTACCCCGAGGGGTGTTTCGACGAGGTGCTGAAGGCGCGGCCCGAGTTCGCTCTCGCCGGCTCGGAGCGGGGGCTGTCGCTCACCTGCCGCGGCAGTCACACCATGTCCGCGCCCGTAGGGGAGACGTTGGCCGACCGTCTGCGGACCATGGACGAGGCCGGTGTCGGCGTCGAAGTGCTGTCCATCGGCGCCCTCAATACCGGCTTGGCGGGCGACGGGGACGTGGCCCTGGCGCGTCGGGTGAACGACGGCCTGGCCGAGGCCTGCCGTGAGTACCCGGACCGCTTCCGCTTCGTCGCGGCGCTGCCGTGGAGCCGCGCCACGGACCTCGTGGAGGAGTTGGACCGGGCCATGGGGCTCGGAGCGGTGGGCGCCGGCATCACCACCACCGTGGGCGAGCACACCCTCGACGCCCCCGAGTTGTGCGAGTTCTGGCGCGAGGCCCAGCGGCGCAAGCTGCTCGTGCTGGTGCATCCAACGTTTCCGCTGAACGGTCCCGCCGACGACCGCGGCGAATACCTGGCCGTGGGCTACCTGGGCGAGACCGCCATGGCCGCCACCAAGCTCACCCTGGGCGGCGTGCTCGAAGAGTGCCCCGACGTCCGCGTCGTCTGGTCCCACTGCGGCGGCAGCCTGTGCATGGTGCTGGACCGCATCGACCGCGGCTACCGCCGCTACGAGAAGTGCCTGCGCCCGCCCGGTGAGTACCTGCGCCAAAGCTGCTACTTCGACACCGTCAGCCTGTCCGGCCCCGCACTGGACTGCGCTCGTGACACCTTCGGCGCCAACCGCCTCGTCTACGGCACCGACGAGCCCCACGTGCGCGACGCCAGCCGCGCCGTGCTCGCGGCTCTGCGCGCGCGCCCCTGGCCCGCGGCCGAGCTCGATGCCATCCTCGGCGGCACCGCGCGCGGGCTGCTGGGAGAGGGCTAG
- the tgt gene encoding tRNA guanosine(34) transglycosylase Tgt — protein sequence MQFTVTHTHPHGRARTGLLETAHGVVETPAFMPVGTRGTVKALSPRDLREVSSQIILCNTYHLFIRPGEELIRDLGGLHAFMGWDGPILTDSGGYQVLSLAAMRKLTEEGVSFRSHLDGSSYFLTPEKVVGIQQALGVDVAMVLDECIPYPASREYVKASTDRTVRWARRSLEAPRNPDCALFGIVQGGVFKDLREDCAARLGDLPFDGYAAGGMGIGEGPALLAEIGGFTAARMPEDRPRYLMGLGKPEDLIHGVRSGYDLFDCVLPTRNARNGTLYTATGKLSIKNAAFARDPRPVDESCPCYGCRHFSRAYLRHLYVAGEILAAYLNTLHNVCYYQRLMAELRGAIRGQVSLESVAGGIWELPEPAA from the coding sequence ATGCAATTCACCGTCACTCACACTCACCCCCACGGCCGCGCCCGCACCGGCCTCCTCGAGACCGCCCACGGCGTGGTGGAGACGCCCGCCTTCATGCCCGTCGGCACCCGCGGCACGGTCAAGGCCCTCTCCCCTCGGGACCTCCGGGAGGTGTCGAGCCAGATCATCCTGTGCAACACCTACCACCTGTTCATCCGCCCGGGGGAGGAGCTGATCCGGGACCTGGGCGGGCTGCACGCGTTCATGGGCTGGGACGGGCCGATCCTGACCGACAGTGGCGGCTACCAGGTGTTGAGTTTGGCGGCCATGCGCAAGCTCACCGAGGAGGGGGTGTCGTTCCGTTCCCACCTGGACGGCTCGTCGTACTTTCTGACGCCGGAGAAGGTGGTGGGTATCCAGCAGGCGCTGGGGGTGGACGTGGCCATGGTGCTGGACGAGTGCATCCCGTACCCGGCGAGCCGGGAGTACGTGAAGGCCTCCACCGACCGCACCGTGCGCTGGGCGCGGCGCTCGCTGGAGGCGCCGCGCAATCCGGACTGCGCTCTCTTCGGGATCGTCCAGGGCGGGGTGTTCAAGGACCTGCGCGAGGACTGCGCGGCGCGGCTTGGCGACCTTCCGTTCGACGGCTACGCCGCCGGCGGCATGGGCATCGGCGAAGGGCCGGCGCTGCTGGCGGAGATCGGCGGCTTCACCGCGGCGCGCATGCCCGAGGACCGGCCGCGCTACCTCATGGGCCTCGGCAAGCCCGAAGACTTGATTCACGGGGTCCGCTCCGGCTATGATCTGTTCGATTGCGTTCTGCCGACGAGGAATGCCAGGAACGGCACGTTATACACCGCCACCGGAAAGCTCAGCATCAAGAACGCGGCCTTCGCGCGGGATCCGCGTCCCGTGGACGAAAGCTGCCCGTGCTACGGTTGCCGGCATTTTTCGCGTGCTTATCTTCGCCACCTGTACGTGGCCGGCGAAATCCTTGCGGCCTATCTGAACACGCTGCACAACGTCTGCTATTACCAGCGGTTAATGGCGGAGTTGCGCGGGGCCATTCGGGGCCAAGTGAGTCTGGAGAGCGTCGCGGGCGGCATATGGGAACTGCCCGAGCCCGCGGCGTAG
- a CDS encoding slipin family protein, whose product MLDFGPIAIVLIIVLGLAVSGIKILKEYERGVIFRLGRMVASRGPGLIYVIPFIEKMERIELRTVTMDVPSQDVITRDNVSVKVNAVIYFRVLDPNRAIREVANYLFATSQLAQVTLRSICGQAELDQLLSDRERINADLQRILDEHTDPWGIKVVLTEMKHIDLPEEMQRAMARQAEAERERRAKIILADGEFQASQKLQEAAAVIAKEPMAMQLRFLQTLQEVAGDKNSTTIFPVPIDLLTPFLKKASEDDT is encoded by the coding sequence ATGCTGGATTTCGGACCCATAGCGATCGTGCTGATCATCGTGCTCGGGTTGGCCGTCAGCGGCATCAAGATCCTCAAGGAATACGAACGCGGGGTGATCTTCCGGCTGGGCCGGATGGTGGCCTCCCGCGGCCCGGGGCTCATCTACGTGATCCCCTTCATCGAAAAGATGGAACGGATAGAGCTCAGGACCGTGACCATGGACGTCCCCTCGCAGGACGTTATCACGCGCGACAACGTGTCGGTGAAGGTCAACGCGGTGATCTATTTCCGGGTGCTCGACCCCAACCGCGCCATCCGGGAGGTGGCCAACTACCTGTTCGCCACCTCGCAACTGGCCCAGGTGACGCTCCGGAGCATCTGCGGCCAGGCGGAACTGGACCAGCTCCTGTCGGACCGGGAGCGCATCAACGCCGACCTCCAGCGGATCCTCGACGAGCACACGGACCCGTGGGGGATCAAGGTCGTCCTGACCGAGATGAAGCACATCGACCTTCCCGAGGAGATGCAGCGCGCCATGGCCCGGCAGGCCGAGGCCGAGCGCGAGCGGCGCGCCAAGATCATCCTGGCCGACGGCGAGTTCCAGGCCTCCCAGAAACTTCAGGAAGCCGCCGCCGTGATCGCCAAGGAGCCCATGGCCATGCAGCTCCGCTTCCTGCAGACTCTCCAGGAAGTGGCCGGCGACAAGAATTCCACCACCATTTTCCCGGTGCCCATCGACCTGCTGACGCCGTTCCTGAAGAAGGCCTCCGAGGACGACACCTGA
- the queA gene encoding tRNA preQ1(34) S-adenosylmethionine ribosyltransferase-isomerase QueA has translation MLLEELAYDLPESLISAYPAEDRVSARLMVVDRRSGALTHSRFAALGEFLSPGDLLVLNDSKVIPARLEGRKDSGGRATVLLVEAFDAEQGLWLALVDASKKPRLGSRIVFSDKVEATVLGDLGAGRYGLRFEHPGGFHEMLEEIGAPPLPHYIERLRCVEESDRESYQTVYAAAPGSVAAPTAGLHFTRELLDELAAGGIDNVTVTLHVGLGTFRPVRDTVVEDHRMDGEWYTLSESAARRIRRATTEGKRVVAVGSTSTRTLESVVARKGGVAADAGITRLFITAGYRFRAIDALVTNFHLPRSTPLAMVAALAGLDLVRRAYAEAVAEGYRFYSYGDAMLIL, from the coding sequence ATGCTGCTGGAAGAACTGGCCTATGATCTTCCCGAGTCGCTGATCTCCGCCTACCCGGCCGAGGACCGCGTGTCCGCGCGCCTCATGGTGGTGGATCGCCGCTCGGGCGCCCTCACCCATTCCCGTTTCGCGGCCCTCGGCGAGTTCCTTTCGCCGGGCGACCTGCTGGTGCTCAACGACTCCAAGGTGATCCCGGCGCGCCTGGAAGGGCGCAAGGACAGCGGCGGACGCGCGACGGTGCTCCTGGTGGAGGCGTTCGACGCGGAGCAGGGGCTCTGGCTCGCTCTCGTGGACGCATCCAAGAAGCCACGGCTCGGGAGCCGCATCGTGTTCTCCGACAAGGTCGAGGCCACCGTGCTCGGCGATCTCGGCGCGGGCCGCTACGGCCTCCGCTTCGAGCACCCCGGCGGGTTCCACGAGATGCTCGAAGAGATCGGCGCGCCGCCCCTGCCGCACTACATCGAACGGCTGCGGTGCGTGGAGGAGAGCGACCGGGAGAGCTACCAGACCGTTTACGCCGCCGCGCCGGGCTCCGTGGCGGCGCCCACCGCCGGACTTCACTTCACACGTGAGTTGTTGGACGAACTGGCCGCCGGCGGTATCGACAACGTGACCGTGACCCTGCACGTGGGCCTGGGCACGTTCCGTCCGGTGCGCGACACCGTGGTGGAGGACCACCGCATGGACGGCGAGTGGTACACGTTGAGCGAGAGCGCGGCCCGGCGTATCCGCCGGGCCACGACGGAAGGAAAGCGCGTCGTGGCGGTGGGCTCCACCAGCACGCGCACACTGGAGAGCGTCGTCGCGCGCAAGGGCGGGGTGGCGGCCGACGCCGGCATCACGCGCCTGTTCATCACCGCCGGCTACCGCTTCCGCGCCATCGACGCCCTCGTCACCAACTTCCACCTGCCGCGCTCCACGCCCCTGGCCATGGTGGCCGCGCTCGCGGGGCTGGATCTGGTGCGCCGCGCCTACGCCGAGGCCGTTGCCGAGGGCTACCGGTTTTACAGCTACGGCGACGCCATGCTGATTCTGTAG
- a CDS encoding uracil-DNA glycosylase, producing METLELRQRLAVAASSLRSCLEQQQAAGIAFMPVGTSAEADHPGGPATATAGGHVATAGGDVATAADLRELRDVLGDCQRCKLSQGRTRIVYGVGRADADIMFIGEGPGEDEDREGEPFVGRAGQLLTDIITKGMKLRREDVYIANVVKCRPPRNRDPEPDEVAACEPFLIRQIELVRPRVIIALGRAAAQTLLRSTEAISRMRGRWHDYHGIRLMPTFHPAYLLRNPGEKRLVWEDIKSVLRELGTAV from the coding sequence ATGGAAACGCTTGAGCTACGGCAGCGGTTGGCGGTTGCGGCGAGTTCGCTGCGGAGTTGTCTGGAACAGCAACAGGCGGCGGGGATAGCGTTCATGCCCGTGGGGACAAGCGCCGAAGCGGACCATCCCGGCGGCCCGGCCACAGCCACAGCCGGCGGGCATGTAGCGACAGCCGGCGGCGATGTAGCGACGGCCGCGGACTTGCGGGAGCTTCGCGACGTCCTGGGTGACTGCCAACGCTGCAAGCTGTCGCAGGGGCGCACGCGCATCGTCTACGGAGTGGGTCGAGCGGACGCGGACATCATGTTCATCGGCGAGGGGCCGGGGGAGGACGAGGACCGCGAGGGCGAGCCCTTCGTGGGGCGCGCGGGGCAGTTGCTCACCGACATCATCACCAAGGGTATGAAGCTCCGGCGCGAGGACGTGTACATCGCCAACGTGGTCAAGTGCCGCCCGCCGCGCAATCGCGATCCCGAGCCGGACGAGGTCGCGGCGTGCGAGCCGTTCCTGATCCGGCAGATCGAGCTGGTGCGGCCGCGGGTGATCATCGCGCTGGGAAGGGCGGCGGCGCAGACGCTGCTGCGTTCCACCGAGGCCATCTCGCGCATGCGCGGGCGCTGGCACGACTACCATGGCATCCGGCTGATGCCGACGTTTCATCCGGCGTACCTGTTGCGCAATCCGGGGGAAAAGCGACTTGTCTGGGAAGACATCAAGAGCGTCCTGCGCGAGCTCGGGACGGCGGTCTGA
- a CDS encoding nodulation protein NfeD — protein MTRSRSLPGVRFWCALLLVALGLGSLSAGGATGQVATGSHVNLIVINGGINPAVNDYIRESIQRAHAGNARALIIQLDTPGGLLSSTRSIVKEMLGAPLPVIVYVAPSGAGAGSAGVFITLAANIAAMAPGTNIGAAHPVAGGGQEVKGVMGEKIENFTASFSEAIAQQRGRDTEFAIQAVRRSISITDKEALEKRVIDIIAQDVSDLLKQAHGREVDVVGTKRTLDFDGVSVLRFEMGLKLKVLNVLADPNIAYLLMMAGILGLYMEFSNPGALFPGIAGGIALLLALASLQVLPINYAGLLLIGLGLCLLVAEAFLPSFGLLGISGVVSLGLGSLLLFDVEGSDLTVDPGIVLAAVGTLSAAVLVVTFLVVKSQRRKATLGYEGLVGEVGEVRERLDLKGRVFVHGEVWRAEGAERLEPGDRIEVVGHDGMVLKVKRAVES, from the coding sequence GTGACGCGTTCCCGCTCACTGCCGGGGGTCCGGTTCTGGTGCGCGCTGCTGCTCGTGGCCCTGGGGTTGGGCTCCCTGAGCGCGGGAGGCGCCACGGGCCAAGTCGCTACCGGCTCCCACGTGAACCTCATCGTCATCAACGGCGGCATCAACCCGGCCGTCAACGACTACATCCGCGAAAGCATCCAGCGCGCACACGCGGGCAACGCGCGCGCCCTGATCATCCAGCTCGACACCCCCGGCGGACTGCTGTCCTCCACGCGCTCCATCGTCAAGGAAATGCTCGGCGCGCCGCTGCCCGTGATCGTCTACGTGGCGCCGAGCGGCGCGGGCGCGGGATCGGCCGGGGTCTTCATCACCCTGGCCGCCAACATCGCCGCCATGGCGCCCGGCACCAACATCGGCGCGGCCCACCCGGTGGCGGGCGGGGGACAGGAAGTCAAGGGCGTGATGGGCGAGAAGATCGAGAACTTCACCGCCTCGTTCAGCGAGGCCATCGCCCAGCAGCGCGGCCGCGACACCGAGTTCGCCATCCAGGCGGTGCGCCGGAGCATCTCCATCACCGACAAGGAAGCGCTGGAGAAGCGCGTCATCGACATCATCGCGCAGGACGTGAGCGACCTGCTCAAGCAGGCCCACGGGCGCGAGGTGGACGTCGTCGGCACCAAGCGCACCCTGGACTTCGACGGCGTCTCCGTGCTGCGCTTCGAGATGGGCCTCAAGCTCAAGGTCCTCAACGTCCTGGCGGACCCCAACATCGCCTACCTGCTGATGATGGCCGGGATCCTGGGCCTGTACATGGAGTTCTCCAATCCCGGCGCGCTGTTCCCGGGCATCGCCGGCGGCATCGCGCTGCTGCTGGCGCTGGCGTCCCTGCAGGTGTTGCCCATCAACTACGCCGGGCTGCTGCTCATCGGCCTCGGCCTGTGTCTCCTGGTGGCGGAGGCATTCCTGCCCAGTTTCGGGCTTTTGGGCATCAGTGGAGTGGTGTCCCTGGGGCTGGGCTCGCTGCTGTTGTTCGACGTCGAGGGATCCGACCTCACCGTGGACCCGGGCATTGTGCTGGCGGCGGTGGGCACCCTGAGCGCGGCGGTGCTGGTGGTGACCTTCCTCGTGGTCAAGTCCCAGCGGCGCAAGGCCACCCTGGGCTATGAAGGGCTCGTGGGCGAGGTCGGCGAGGTGCGCGAACGGCTGGACCTGAAGGGCCGGGTTTTCGTGCACGGTGAGGTGTGGAGGGCGGAAGGGGCGGAGCGGTTGGAGCCCGGCGACAGGATCGAGGTCGTCGGTCACGACGGGATGGTACTCAAGGTCAAACGCGCCGTGGAGAGCTGA
- the secF gene encoding protein translocase subunit SecF: protein MEIIKPGTRIPFLDYRRWGFMLSSVLIIGVVLLLFTKGPNLGVDFEGGTMVHVKLPEAVTIGQLRDALQQSPLGGVVQDFGGGGTNEYLIRMEKSETEIGTVGRDVRAVLDRSFGAGKYEVLRVESVGPKVGDDLRRRGILSVIFATIMMGAYIWIRFELRFGLGAIVALIHDVLITVGALVVAGFEFDLPIVAALLTIAGYSVNDTVVICDRIRENMRKKRRDSMENIINTSINETLGRTILTTITSLLVLTALLILGGGVIRPFAYTLFVGFLAGLYSTVFVATPIILLLERSRRR from the coding sequence ATGGAAATCATCAAGCCGGGAACCCGGATCCCCTTCCTGGACTATCGCCGTTGGGGTTTCATGCTGTCGTCGGTGCTGATCATCGGCGTGGTGCTGTTGCTGTTCACCAAGGGGCCGAACCTCGGCGTCGACTTCGAAGGCGGCACCATGGTGCACGTGAAGCTGCCCGAAGCGGTCACCATCGGCCAGCTCCGTGACGCGTTGCAGCAGTCGCCGCTTGGGGGAGTGGTGCAGGACTTCGGCGGCGGCGGCACCAACGAGTACCTGATCCGCATGGAGAAGTCGGAGACGGAGATCGGTACCGTGGGCAGGGACGTGCGCGCGGTCCTGGACCGGTCGTTCGGCGCCGGGAAGTATGAAGTGCTGCGGGTGGAATCGGTGGGCCCCAAGGTGGGCGACGATCTGCGGCGCCGGGGCATCCTTTCCGTGATCTTCGCCACCATCATGATGGGGGCGTACATCTGGATCCGCTTCGAGCTGCGCTTCGGGCTGGGCGCCATCGTCGCCCTGATCCATGACGTCCTGATCACCGTGGGAGCGCTGGTGGTGGCCGGGTTCGAGTTCGATCTTCCCATCGTCGCCGCGCTCCTGACCATCGCCGGCTACTCCGTGAACGATACCGTCGTGATCTGCGACCGCATCCGCGAGAACATGCGCAAGAAGCGGCGCGACTCCATGGAGAACATCATCAACACCAGCATCAACGAGACGCTGGGGCGCACCATCCTCACCACCATCACGTCGCTGCTGGTGTTGACGGCCCTGCTGATCCTGGGCGGCGGGGTCATCCGGCCCTTCGCCTACACCCTTTTTGTCGGCTTCCTGGCCGGGCTGTACTCCACCGTTTTCGTGGCCACGCCGATCATCCTGCTGCTGGAGAGAAGCCGCAGGCGATAA
- the secD gene encoding protein translocase subunit SecD, with protein sequence MRQSLAIRLVLLAVCLLAAGVYLSPSFVQGLGFLPQTGIRLGLDLQGGSHLVLEVGVEKAVENRMRRVRSGLRDELRERNIAFTAIEVGAAGELAVQASPANMDRIRDLLSTEYPVLEVTDSGTSPEGAELRAVFTARELSSIHDFAVDQTLETIRNRIDQFGVTEPTIQRQGQRDVLVQLPGIQDPERAKALIGKTALLEFKLVDERGDVEQAVRSGPPPGREVLYGYEGSDSSVRRERVPYLLEARTLMTGEAIADANVRRGDTLEGLYVELALNSVGSTAFDRLTAENVGRLLAIVLDGRVYSAPQIRERISGGVASITGSFDFQEARDLAIVLRAGALPAPVQILEERTVGPSLGRDSVRQGIVSFILGSILVLVFMVAYYRGAGLLADVALVLNIFFMMAILAGFEAVLTLPGIAGIILTMGMAVDANVLINERIREEVRNGKPPRTAIDTGYERAIPAILDSNVTTFLAGVILFQFGTGPVRGFAVTLCVGILTTVISAVYGTRIYYDYRLTRRNLVRLSV encoded by the coding sequence ATGCGTCAAAGTCTAGCCATTCGTCTGGTCCTGCTGGCGGTCTGCCTGCTGGCGGCCGGGGTGTACCTCTCACCCAGCTTCGTACAGGGTCTGGGGTTCCTGCCCCAGACCGGGATCCGCCTCGGGTTGGACCTTCAGGGCGGGTCGCACCTGGTGCTGGAGGTGGGGGTGGAGAAAGCGGTGGAGAACCGCATGCGCCGGGTGCGCAGCGGTCTCCGCGACGAGTTGCGCGAGCGCAACATCGCCTTCACCGCCATCGAGGTCGGCGCCGCCGGGGAACTCGCCGTCCAGGCCTCGCCCGCCAACATGGATCGCATCCGGGACCTGCTGTCCACCGAGTATCCGGTACTGGAGGTGACCGACTCCGGCACCAGTCCGGAGGGAGCCGAGCTGCGCGCGGTGTTTACCGCGAGGGAGCTGTCCAGCATCCATGACTTCGCGGTGGACCAGACCCTGGAGACCATCCGCAACCGCATCGACCAGTTCGGCGTGACCGAGCCCACCATCCAGCGCCAGGGGCAGCGGGACGTGCTCGTGCAACTGCCGGGAATCCAGGACCCGGAACGGGCCAAGGCGCTCATCGGCAAGACCGCGCTGCTGGAGTTCAAGCTCGTGGACGAGCGCGGGGACGTGGAGCAGGCGGTGCGCTCCGGGCCGCCGCCGGGCCGCGAGGTGCTCTACGGCTATGAGGGCTCGGATTCGTCGGTGCGGCGCGAGAGGGTCCCCTACCTGCTGGAGGCGCGCACCCTGATGACCGGCGAGGCCATCGCGGACGCCAACGTGCGCCGGGGCGACACGCTCGAGGGGCTCTACGTCGAGCTGGCGCTGAACTCCGTGGGCAGCACCGCCTTCGACCGCCTGACCGCGGAGAACGTCGGCCGCCTGCTCGCCATCGTCCTGGACGGCCGGGTCTACTCCGCGCCCCAGATCCGCGAGCGCATCTCCGGCGGGGTGGCCTCCATCACCGGCAGCTTCGATTTCCAGGAGGCGCGGGATCTGGCCATCGTGCTGCGCGCGGGCGCACTGCCGGCGCCGGTGCAGATTCTCGAAGAACGCACGGTCGGGCCGTCGCTGGGGCGGGATTCGGTCCGGCAGGGCATCGTCTCCTTCATCCTCGGCAGCATCCTGGTGCTGGTCTTCATGGTGGCGTACTACCGCGGCGCGGGTCTCTTGGCGGACGTGGCGCTGGTGCTGAACATCTTCTTCATGATGGCGATCCTCGCGGGCTTCGAGGCGGTCCTGACCCTGCCCGGCATCGCCGGCATCATCCTGACCATGGGCATGGCCGTGGACGCCAACGTGCTCATCAACGAGCGAATCCGCGAGGAAGTGCGCAACGGAAAGCCGCCGCGCACGGCCATCGACACGGGCTACGAGCGCGCCATACCGGCCATCCTCGACTCGAACGTGACAACCTTCCTGGCCGGGGTCATCCTGTTCCAGTTCGGCACCGGCCCGGTACGCGGTTTCGCCGTGACCCTGTGCGTGGGCATCCTGACCACCGTGATCTCCGCGGTGTACGGAACCCGCATCTACTACGACTATCGCCTCACCCGGCGGAACCTGGTGCGGCTGTCGGTGTAG
- the yajC gene encoding preprotein translocase subunit YajC, with product MWDVAYAQAGGGPSTFISMLPLVLIFAVFYFLLIRPQQRKAKDHRNMLAQLKRNDEVMTTGGVFGKILGITETEITLEVAPNVKIKVGRGYIAQLFRAEKTTGAKEAKGK from the coding sequence ATGTGGGACGTAGCCTATGCGCAGGCCGGAGGCGGCCCGAGCACATTCATCAGCATGTTGCCCCTCGTGCTGATCTTCGCGGTCTTCTACTTCCTCCTGATCCGGCCGCAGCAGCGCAAGGCGAAAGATCACCGCAACATGCTGGCGCAACTCAAGCGCAACGACGAGGTCATGACCACGGGCGGGGTGTTCGGCAAGATCCTCGGGATTACCGAAACCGAGATCACGCTGGAAGTGGCGCCCAACGTCAAGATCAAGGTGGGCCGGGGCTATATCGCCCAGCTCTTCAGAGCAGAGAAGACCACCGGGGCCAAGGAAGCCAAGGGCAAGTAG
- the recJ gene encoding single-stranded-DNA-specific exonuclease RecJ: MKDAPKRWILKEADEAAAAALSRELKLPSLLARILAQRGFADADGARRFLSSSLNTDLPSPHLLAGMEDAVRRIARALRDGERVCIWGDYDVDGTTGAAVLVSFLREIGGAPLFYIPHRIDEGYGMSRQGIEHLRSQDVSLIITVDCGISNADEVALARDLGMDVVIVDHHQLPERLPEAAAAIINPQRPDCAFPDKGLCAAGLAFYLVIGLRANLRDAGWFEPDNVPDIRRHLDIVTLGTIADMVPLRGANRVLTRRGLVELGSSARPGIAALKEVVGVAPGAVEAGTVAFQLGPRINAAGRMDAAVKVVEMLTTDSRETADAIARELDANNRERRETEAQVLDEALARIEDQRLQDRWSIVVGSQGWHPGVLGIVASRIVERFHRPTIVIGFEGEEGKGSGRSIRGFHMVQAMRRCADLLPRFGGHEYAAGLSIREENLAPFAERFEEVAREVLDEEDLLPYLDVDTEVDFAQLSLGLVRQMRLLGPFGVGNPEPVFQTRDVEVCERRNFNRVARFRLRHKDHTVTAVAFGPPGDLRAQVNDHVDIAYRLRENEWQGTSAMELRLLDVKGV, from the coding sequence TTGAAGGACGCCCCCAAGCGCTGGATCCTCAAGGAAGCCGATGAAGCCGCGGCCGCGGCACTTTCCCGAGAACTCAAGCTCCCATCCCTTCTTGCCCGTATCCTGGCGCAGCGCGGCTTCGCCGATGCGGACGGCGCGCGCCGTTTCCTCTCGTCCAGCCTGAACACCGACCTGCCGTCGCCACACCTCCTGGCGGGGATGGAAGACGCCGTCCGCCGCATCGCGCGCGCGTTGCGCGACGGCGAGCGCGTCTGCATCTGGGGCGACTACGACGTCGACGGCACCACCGGCGCCGCTGTGTTGGTGTCGTTCCTGCGCGAGATCGGCGGCGCGCCGCTGTTCTACATCCCGCACCGCATCGACGAGGGCTACGGCATGAGCCGCCAGGGGATCGAGCACCTGCGCTCCCAGGACGTCTCCCTCATCATCACGGTGGACTGCGGCATCTCCAACGCCGACGAAGTGGCCCTGGCCCGGGACCTCGGCATGGACGTGGTCATCGTCGACCACCACCAGTTGCCGGAGCGGCTGCCGGAGGCCGCGGCGGCCATCATCAATCCCCAGCGCCCCGACTGTGCCTTTCCGGACAAGGGCCTGTGCGCGGCGGGGCTGGCCTTCTACCTGGTCATCGGCCTGCGCGCCAACCTGCGGGACGCCGGCTGGTTCGAGCCCGACAACGTGCCCGACATCCGCCGCCACCTGGACATCGTCACCCTCGGCACCATCGCCGACATGGTGCCGCTGCGCGGCGCCAACCGGGTGCTGACGCGCCGGGGGCTGGTGGAGCTGGGCAGCTCGGCCCGCCCCGGCATCGCCGCGCTGAAGGAGGTGGTGGGAGTGGCGCCCGGAGCCGTGGAGGCGGGCACCGTCGCCTTCCAGCTCGGCCCGCGCATCAACGCCGCCGGGCGCATGGACGCGGCGGTCAAGGTGGTGGAGATGCTCACCACCGATTCGCGCGAGACCGCGGACGCCATCGCCCGGGAGCTCGACGCGAACAACCGGGAACGGCGGGAGACAGAGGCGCAGGTGCTGGACGAGGCGCTGGCGCGGATCGAGGACCAAAGGCTACAGGACCGATGGTCCATCGTGGTGGGGAGCCAGGGCTGGCACCCCGGAGTGCTCGGCATCGTGGCCTCGCGCATCGTCGAGCGGTTCCACCGGCCGACCATCGTCATCGGGTTCGAGGGTGAAGAAGGGAAGGGCTCGGGCAGGAGCATCCGCGGGTTCCACATGGTGCAGGCCATGCGGCGGTGCGCGGACCTGCTGCCGCGTTTCGGCGGCCATGAATACGCCGCCGGCCTGAGCATCCGGGAGGAAAACCTCGCGCCCTTCGCCGAGCGTTTCGAAGAGGTGGCCCGGGAGGTGCTCGACGAAGAAGACCTGCTGCCGTATCTCGACGTGGACACGGAAGTGGACTTCGCGCAACTGAGCCTCGGGCTGGTGCGGCAGATGCGGCTCCTGGGCCCCTTCGGAGTGGGGAATCCCGAGCCGGTCTTCCAGACCCGCGATGTCGAGGTCTGCGAGCGCCGGAACTTCAACAGGGTTGCGCGTTTCCGGCTGCGGCACAAGGACCACACGGTGACGGCGGTGGCCTTCGGACCTCCCGGGGACCTCCGCGCGCAAGTGAACGACCACGTGGATATTGCCTATCGCCTCCGGGAGAACGAGTGGCAGGG